The genomic DNA TGATTATGACGGCGACGGCAGGACCGACGCGACCGTTTTCCGTCCTTCGACCAGCACCTGGTTCATTCAGGGGTCCGTGTTCGGCACGGTTATCCAAACTTTCGGTACGGCTGGAGATGTGCCGGTCAACGCTGACTACGACGGCGACGGCAGATCTGACATTGCTATTTATCGACCTAGTTTGGGTCAGTGGTGGATCCAGCGAAGCACTGGCGGCTCAGTTTTTGCGGTCACATTCGGAGCAAATACGGACAAGACGGTCCAAGGCGATTTCACCGGTGACGGCAAGGCTGACATCGCCATTTGGCGGCCATCGAATGGTAATTGGTTCGTACTTCGCAGTGAGGACCTGAGCTTCTTCTCGTTCCCGTTCGGCACCACCGGCGATGTCCCGACGCCGGGCGATTATGACGGTGATGGCAAGTTCGACGCGGCAGTATTCCGGCCGACAGGCTCAACCTGGTTCGTCCAACGCTCGACCGCCGGCACGCTCATTCAGGCATTCGGAACGACCGGCGACCTCCCGGTTCCGAACGCATACGTGAGGTAACCCTTTCGGCTGCTTAACAGAAGCTGACCGGGAAACACGCAAAAGGACGCGAAAGAGAACAAATTGTTCTTTCTCGCGTCCTTTCGATCATTTCGCGGCCAATAACGTATTCGACACTACTTCATATATTTGTCCAGAAAATCTGCGACCAGTGGATATAGATCGAGGCGGTTCTTGAGCTTCGAGATGCCGTGGCCTTCGTCGTTGTAGAGTTTGTATTCGACCGTTGCACCTCGTTTCTTGAGAGCGGTGACGACCTGTTCGGCCTCAGTATACGGTACCCGCGGATCGTTTTTGCCGTGGATCACAAACAATGGTGTTTTGATCTGGCCGATCTTGCGGATCGGCGAAATGCGGCGCAGAAATTCGATGTCCTTGTCGAGCCGGCCGTATTCGACCTCGCGCTGACGGCGGCGATATCCGGAAGTATTTTGCAGGAATGTTTCCCAATTGACGATACCGACAGTGTTGACTGCGGCCGCCCACAGTTCGGGATAAAGCGTGATCGCGGCCATCGTCATATAACCGCCGTAGCTGCCGCCCATGACGGCGATCTTCTTCGGATCGGCTCCGCCCTTTGTCTTGAGCCATTCGACCGAATATGCGAGATCCTTGACCGAATCTTCGCGTTTCTCGACATCGTCAAGATGCGTGTAAGTCTTGCCAAAACCGGTCGAACCGCGAACATTCAGGTCTAGCACCGCATAGCCTCTCGAAAGATAATATTGGAACAGCGGATTAAATCCGGGCCGCGATTGCCCTTCGGGTCCGCCGTGGACCGAAACGATGACAGGATCTCCCGGTGGTTTCCGCGTTGGCCGGAACGTAGAGGGGCTTCCATCACGCTGTTTTCCAATTGGACCCATCATTACGAAACCATATATGTCTTTCGGCTTATAATACCAAGCTGGGATCTCGCGTCCGTCGAACGACTTATACTTGATCAGCTCCGGTGCGACAAACGTCTTCGGATCTATCCCGGCCTGATCGCTTTTGGTGATTTGTTTGAGCTTTTTGGTCTCAAAGTCGTAAACCCAGATCTCGCCGCTGCTCTTGGGCGAGCTGAACGAGAACGCGAGTTTCGACTCGCCGCGGTCGATCGTCATGCCGCCGACAACGCCCTGGCCTGGCAGCGATATCTTTTGCAGTTTGCCGGTGAAAAATGTGACCAGCGGTTTGCCGCCGGTTTCGATCGGCTGCAGCCAGAGTTCCGAAAAGCCTTCGCGGTTGGTGGCAAACGCGACCGTACTCGGCGAATCGGCCATCGTGATATTTGAAACGTCATTGGTCACGCCGTCGATGAACCGAAGTTCGCGGTTGCCATCGCTCCAGTCACCGGAATTTGCAGCATTCTTGAGCCGCAGATTGGCAAGCGTGAAAAACTCACGGCCTTCGTCCGAGCCGAGGACGAGCGACTTGCCGTCCGGCAAAAAGCTTACGCCGCCGTACTGCGTCGCGTCTTTGTGCGGCGTTAAAAGCTGATCTTTGCCGATCTTGGTGTCGACGAGATAGAGATCGTTGTCGAGGCTGAACTCTACGCTCGAACGGGAAACGATCAGTATCGAACCGTCACTGTTGACTGCCGCAACACTATTGCTGCCGTCCTGTTGGAACAGCAGTTTCTCCACGCCCGACACGATATCCATCGAATAGATATCAAAAAATGTTCGGTTGCGTTTGTTCGAGGCGTAGAAAATGTAACGGCCGTCGCCAGAGACCTCGCCGAAATTATGCCGGACCGTTGGGGCGTTCGTCAGCGGCCGTACTCCGCTTCCGTCAGGTTTCATCCAATAAAATTGGGTGTTCTCGTCGCCGCCCTTTGCCTTGCCGAAGATGATGCCGCTGCCGTCGCCGAGCCATTTTACAAAGCCGATGTTGTCTTCGTAATTGGTGAGCTGCCGCGGCTTTGGCGATGAAATAACTGTCGACCAGACCTGTGCTGTACCGGTCACATTCGTCAGATATGCCATTTCACGTCCGTCCGGCGAAAACGACGGCGAAGACGCCGATTTTATATTCAGGTACTGCTGGATCGTGTAATTCTGGCCAAAGGCCGGCACGAAAATGACGAACAATAGTGCGGCAATGCGTAGTGCTTTCATTTGTAACCTCGCTGATGATTTATGCGTGCATTATACACCAGCGAGGCACTTAGAACCGCTATTTGTGCTTTAGAAAGAACGCGCGAATGTCGTCGCGCATAAGCGGCGTCACCGTATGAGGCACGTCAGGGTAGAGCTTGAATTCGGCATTGAGCCCGGCGTCTTTATAGAGCTGCTCTGAGATCTTCCAACGCGAGACCGGCGTCGAGCCGAAGAGCGAGTTGATCAGTTCGCGGTCAATGTCGTCGTACGAATCTCCAAACGGAACTGAGTCGTTCGTATCCTTGTCGCCGAGAAAAATGAACAGCGGGACGTTTCGCAGTGTTTTGAGATCGAGTTTGCGGCCCGCGACAGTTTTTATGTCGGCGACCCCGATCGGATATCGCAGCGTTTTGTCCTTATATTTTTCGACCGGAGCGATCGGCCAGCCGCCGGGCGAACCAATGGCCGCGGCCTTGACTCGATCAGGGTGGAGGAACGTAAACCGGTTGGTAAACATGCCCGAGGCGGAAAAGCCATTGATCAGCACGCGTTTGTCGAAAACGAGGCCGTCCTCTTTGAGCTTGTTACGGGCGTCGTCGATCATCGCGACCAGATGCAGGTCGAGCTGACGATATTCGCGTTTTTCAGTAACCATCGAATCACGGTCGAGAGCGTGTGTGTATATCTGCCAATCGGATTTTGGCCGCGGAAAGACCGGCATCAGCACCGCGATCTTGAGTGCGGAAGCGATCGCACCGGCGCCGGCCATTCGCCTTTTGACATCGGCCTCGTGTACTGCGAGATCGTCATCCAGAATGCCGGTGTTATTCGGCAAAACAAGAATGGTTTGAACCGCCTTTTTATCGGGAACGTTCCTGACCTCGGGCGGGACATACAAATAATATGGATACCCAAAACCGGCCTCTGAATTGGCATTAACGCGGACATAATCCTTCTCAGTGAGTGGTGTTGGAGTCTGAGAATATGTTGCGAATGCGGCGGATAAAGCAAAAATAATGACGAAAGTGATCGATCTCATAACGGAATCATTTACGCCGAGCTCGATCTAAAGTTCCGAGTTTTGTAAAGTCGATCAGCTTGTATGATCCATTATTATCCGCCACCCTTCTTTGAATTTACGGAAAGTCAGCGTGAACTTGCCGTTCGGCGCGTCCTTTTCACGTTTAAGAGACCAGTTGCCGAGTACGACGGCGTGGTCTTTGCCAAGCATCGTGATCTCGAGATCCGAAAACGTTAGAACTCCCATTTTTGCACGCGAATCATAGCTCTTTTTGTAGTTGTCGAGCGTCTGCTGCCATCCTCGCGTGACCTTGTCGCCCGAGATGAACGTGAGCTTCTCGGATCTCCAATAACCGATCGCCATAAATGCTTCGATATCTCCGCGATTCCATGCCGCCGATTGGTCGTCCATGACCTTGCGGATAGCGAGCGAGGATCTGTCTGTTTGTGCCGAGACTGCTGTGAAAGCGATCGTCAAAATGATTATCGAGAATAAGATCTTCATAGGTTTACGCAGGAGCCGGCTTCGGGCTCGACGGCCGGAAAAATAGGTTTGTCCAAACGAACGAAAAAACCGAAACAGCCACAACCGCAAACAGCATCGGCGTTGGCTGATAGAACTCGTTAAAGGCGATGACCGCGTAAAGTGTTGTAATGATCCGCAGATTCTCGGATGCCCAGAGCCAGGGTTTGGCCTCGAGAATGCCGCTCCAATTCACAACATGCCACCAAAGCAAAGCTGCCCCGAGCCAACGCTGCGTTGTATTCCATGCCATGAGATTTGAGATCACACCCAGCATCAGATAGACGCCGACGGTGAGCTGGACGATGAGATAAAGGTGAGATCGATCGAACATCGTCGACCGAAATTTGACCTGATTTTCGGCCGTGATCTCGACCATTTGTTTTTCCGGCAAGCCGCGGGGCCTCCAACCGGCGGGCATGAACCACACGCGGACCTTGTCCCACCAATACGGCGTCGCGGCGGCATATCGCCACAGCACGATGAAGAAATGAAAGTTGATCTTGATCGGATTCCAGCTCTTCGGATGGTCATAGATGCCGTAAACGACCTTTTCCTTTTCCTCGGCAAACGAACCGAACATCTTGTCCCAAATGATCAGAAACTCACCGAAATTCTTGTCGAGGTACGGAAAATTGACGCCGTGGTGAACCCTGTGATGCGACGGTGTGGTGAAATATTTTTCGAACCATCCGAGTTTGCCGATGAACTCGGTATGGTGCAAAAATGCGATGAACAGGTGAATTCCAGCCATCATATAAATATGCA from Acidobacteriota bacterium includes the following:
- a CDS encoding DUF3225 domain-containing protein translates to MKILFSIIILTIAFTAVSAQTDRSSLAIRKVMDDQSAAWNRGDIEAFMAIGYWRSEKLTFISGDKVTRGWQQTLDNYKKSYDSRAKMGVLTFSDLEITMLGKDHAVVLGNWSLKREKDAPNGKFTLTFRKFKEGWRIIMDHTS
- a CDS encoding S9 family peptidase; this encodes MKALRIAALLFVIFVPAFGQNYTIQQYLNIKSASSPSFSPDGREMAYLTNVTGTAQVWSTVISSPKPRQLTNYEDNIGFVKWLGDGSGIIFGKAKGGDENTQFYWMKPDGSGVRPLTNAPTVRHNFGEVSGDGRYIFYASNKRNRTFFDIYSMDIVSGVEKLLFQQDGSNSVAAVNSDGSILIVSRSSVEFSLDNDLYLVDTKIGKDQLLTPHKDATQYGGVSFLPDGKSLVLGSDEGREFFTLANLRLKNAANSGDWSDGNRELRFIDGVTNDVSNITMADSPSTVAFATNREGFSELWLQPIETGGKPLVTFFTGKLQKISLPGQGVVGGMTIDRGESKLAFSFSSPKSSGEIWVYDFETKKLKQITKSDQAGIDPKTFVAPELIKYKSFDGREIPAWYYKPKDIYGFVMMGPIGKQRDGSPSTFRPTRKPPGDPVIVSVHGGPEGQSRPGFNPLFQYYLSRGYAVLDLNVRGSTGFGKTYTHLDDVEKREDSVKDLAYSVEWLKTKGGADPKKIAVMGGSYGGYMTMAAITLYPELWAAAVNTVGIVNWETFLQNTSGYRRRQREVEYGRLDKDIEFLRRISPIRKIGQIKTPLFVIHGKNDPRVPYTEAEQVVTALKKRGATVEYKLYNDEGHGISKLKNRLDLYPLVADFLDKYMK
- a CDS encoding sterol desaturase family protein, with the protein product MFRISFRCIFIANQQMQDTNIYTYLTPIALFFVLIEVGLCIIYKRDYMSFPEAIANFGTALANQTVNVLVAAGVYVVYGYLWENYRVWTIELNWWTFILLLLGVDFIFYWVHRWGHAINIMWAAHSPHHSAEEMNFMVALRASVTQRFSSFLFFWPLALIGFQPLHIYMMAGIHLFIAFLHHTEFIGKLGWFEKYFTTPSHHRVHHGVNFPYLDKNFGEFLIIWDKMFGSFAEEKEKVVYGIYDHPKSWNPIKINFHFFIVLWRYAAATPYWWDKVRVWFMPAGWRPRGLPEKQMVEITAENQVKFRSTMFDRSHLYLIVQLTVGVYLMLGVISNLMAWNTTQRWLGAALLWWHVVNWSGILEAKPWLWASENLRIITTLYAVIAFNEFYQPTPMLFAVVAVSVFSFVWTNLFFRPSSPKPAPA